The following proteins are encoded in a genomic region of Paenibacillus sp. FSL H3-0469:
- a CDS encoding ABC transporter ATP-binding protein: MLAIATPEGTIISFDQVIKQYDDEEAVLKGVSFEIERGKFYTLLGPSGCGKTTILRLIAGFAEPTEGSIYLNGKKINHIPANERQVNTVFQDYALFPHLNVFENVAFGLRIKKLKKDVIQQKVQEALRFVNLVGYDQRAINEMSGGQRQRVAIARAIVNEPQVLLLDEPLSALDLKLRTEMQYILREMQQRLGITFIFVTHDQEEALAMSDWIFVMNGGKIEQSGTPNDIYDEPINRFVADFIGESNIVPAVMIEDYVVEFNGHRFECVDAGLKPNEAVEVVIRPEDLEIATLEAGKLKVRVDSQLFRGVHYEISCYDGSGHEWLVHSTRKAEVGSEIGLYFDPEAIHVMRFGETEEEFDKRLEAYAEVESHDE, encoded by the coding sequence TTGTTAGCTATAGCTACCCCGGAAGGCACTATTATTTCTTTTGACCAGGTGATTAAGCAATACGACGACGAAGAGGCTGTACTCAAAGGCGTGAGCTTCGAAATTGAACGCGGTAAATTCTACACGCTGCTGGGCCCTTCGGGCTGCGGAAAAACGACCATTCTGCGTCTAATCGCCGGCTTCGCGGAGCCGACTGAAGGTTCGATCTATCTGAACGGCAAAAAAATCAACCACATTCCCGCCAATGAGCGGCAGGTCAATACAGTGTTTCAGGACTATGCGCTGTTTCCGCATCTGAACGTATTCGAGAATGTGGCGTTTGGACTGCGCATCAAGAAGCTGAAGAAGGATGTAATTCAGCAAAAGGTACAGGAAGCGCTGCGCTTCGTCAACCTGGTCGGCTATGATCAGCGGGCCATTAATGAAATGTCCGGCGGGCAGAGACAGCGTGTCGCCATTGCGCGCGCCATTGTCAATGAACCGCAGGTACTGCTGCTGGACGAGCCGTTATCTGCGCTTGATCTGAAGCTGCGTACCGAGATGCAGTATATTCTGCGGGAGATGCAGCAGCGGCTGGGAATCACCTTCATCTTCGTTACCCATGACCAGGAAGAGGCGCTGGCGATGTCCGACTGGATCTTCGTCATGAACGGCGGCAAAATTGAGCAGAGCGGCACGCCTAATGATATCTACGATGAACCGATTAACCGGTTCGTGGCCGACTTCATCGGAGAGTCGAATATCGTGCCGGCTGTGATGATTGAGGACTATGTGGTTGAATTTAACGGACACCGGTTCGAATGTGTCGATGCCGGTCTGAAGCCGAATGAAGCAGTGGAGGTTGTGATCCGCCCTGAGGATCTGGAGATTGCCACCCTGGAAGCGGGCAAGCTGAAGGTGCGTGTGGATTCCCAGCTGTTCCGCGGGGTTCACTACGAAATCAGCTGCTACGACGGCTCAGGCCATGAATGGCTCGTCCATTCCACCCGTAAGGCTGAGGTTGGCTCCGAGATCGGGCTGTATTTTGACCCGGAAGCGATCCATGTTATGCGTTTCGGTGAAACGGAGGAAGAGTTCGACAAGCGTCTGGAGGCTTACGCCGAGGTGGAGAGCCATGATGAGTAA
- a CDS encoding FUSC family protein, which translates to MNEGLQERLEKFGLSLYMIRITLAASLSWLAVHIIYGDHYLYFAPLAAILITQSSVKASLEKGVYRMTGVVLGGIVSLIVGKFFDVGALSILLMLLIGIGVATACRINIQAVSQVGVTSVLALTFYHDQYIVWRVAETLIGVLIALIINMIIVPPKSFVKVKDLALKGSLTLSDALTGFAASGRDAAQAKAALERSGELLKKSDRLQKEMHYTLSHYQCRKDIGKLTQSTTHLIKVHSYVKAISEEIALLPAHYAAADWMLEVVTATADCIALYGTRTLSDAECSGRSLPESLRRARDVQLAWFSQLQDQCPLAAFRDLGAVFSHLNRILEEIERADYAALSTAPQHVKAQPARAIQFIQKGLFHKL; encoded by the coding sequence ATGAACGAGGGCTTACAAGAGCGCCTTGAAAAGTTCGGATTATCCTTATATATGATACGGATTACGCTCGCCGCTTCGCTCTCGTGGCTGGCCGTGCACATTATCTACGGGGACCATTACCTGTACTTCGCACCGCTGGCGGCGATTCTGATTACCCAGAGCAGCGTCAAGGCCTCCCTTGAAAAAGGCGTCTACCGCATGACCGGCGTGGTCCTTGGCGGCATCGTCAGCCTGATCGTAGGCAAGTTCTTCGATGTGGGCGCGCTGTCGATTCTACTGATGCTGCTGATTGGCATTGGGGTGGCTACAGCCTGCCGGATCAATATCCAGGCCGTCTCCCAGGTCGGCGTCACCTCGGTGCTTGCACTCACCTTCTATCATGACCAATATATCGTCTGGAGAGTCGCCGAGACGCTGATCGGCGTGCTGATTGCCCTAATCATCAATATGATTATCGTGCCGCCCAAGAGCTTCGTCAAGGTCAAGGACCTGGCGCTGAAGGGCAGCCTGACCTTATCTGATGCTTTAACCGGATTTGCTGCAAGCGGCCGGGATGCCGCGCAGGCCAAGGCTGCTCTTGAGCGCTCCGGCGAGCTGCTGAAGAAGAGCGACCGGTTGCAGAAGGAGATGCATTACACGCTGTCCCATTACCAGTGCCGTAAGGACATTGGCAAGCTGACACAGTCGACCACCCATCTCATCAAGGTGCACTCCTATGTCAAAGCCATAAGCGAAGAGATCGCTCTGCTGCCGGCCCATTATGCCGCCGCTGATTGGATGCTGGAGGTTGTAACCGCAACGGCAGACTGTATCGCCCTGTACGGCACACGGACGCTATCGGATGCCGAATGCAGCGGACGTTCACTCCCCGAGAGTCTGAGAAGAGCCCGCGATGTGCAGCTCGCCTGGTTCTCGCAGCTGCAGGATCAGTGCCCGCTCGCAGCCTTCCGTGATCTCGGTGCGGTATTCTCCCACCTGAACCGGATTCTTGAAGAGATCGAACGCGCCGATTACGCGGCCCTTTCCACCGCACCACAGCATGTCAAGGCACAGCCTGCACGCGCCATCCAATTCATACAAAAAGGACTCTTCCACAAGCTATAA